One genomic region from Bombyx mori chromosome 6, ASM3026992v2 encodes:
- the LOC110385264 gene encoding retrovirus-related Pol polyprotein from transposon 297, with product MPLTRNQDRQQRREDDVIPAADANANENHEEHDSPHDRPHAESRSNNSTFNLDDVSALMASLQRSQAETFKNIMSYVMEQRSSTPAPPPMPPVNVDGTLARCRASFSGAPGESVEAFIDAIESYTECVQVSDANIIRGLAMLLSADAATWWLGLKHHISTWNEAKENLIYAYGTRLPPHRIYLEIFASPQDKENTDKFVARIRALMAKLPRDDITEKVQLDMIYGLLHNRIRTRLRREEITSFNSLLNHARNIEDSIEETQSRPVSSTSGVRSIRAQPAQAASLPEPCAARASTPAPRARFPNSAAAVVPATAVPVAVAQPTVATPAAAVPGSAEQFVTTKKQRPVCSYCKRFGHTREQCRKLNNRGEQSQSNFSEGVQNDNNAFYSVQCNVNNTNTISSNLPVQNAMYDVKQHDKNNFLSNFECQNFCNRDANINYATINRGPTSRKSYFHACNDSVSKNINCNCTSNNEMPTFCDSHVLYNQDVRTKCKNLNICYNQGTRPKCKNSILPYNQIIEPNCNNLKFSTNHDCDTKGSKCNFGKINECVEIDNCLNFNYCTCEGSVVASVYDRESDDRYLHLRPIFKIQVLGKQGTALIDTAAKHCIAGHTPYALLLHKGHPLTPSTRRVKLADGHVRNMDVLTTILPVRLEHIVINIPFIIFPDSNDNETLLGIDFINAAKVIIDFHRHEWYFSTDAKVHYKLLFEPMSRGVCIASANMLRDDEGMHLQSAERQALSEFLIRHESIFTAGGGPTPFIEHCIDTGDHPPIAVPPYRLNPSKKETMKNEIEKMLADDIIEECESAWCSPALMIPKSNGNVRFCVDYRRLNEVTKSDTYPLPRIDDLLQSTKKNCYMTTIDLRSSYWQVMVREADRDKTAFVCPLGTYRFKRMPFGLKNAPATFQRLIDRLRSCAALKDVTVLAYLDDLLIISEGFQQHLQDLEAVFRRLSEFKLHVNREKCTFAKERVRYLGHVITPDGVSPDPEKVSAVLNMLEPSNLKHLKTFLQTCSWFRKFIPNFSKIAEPLTRLTKKNYTWSWGPEQTQAFKELKRLLTTAPVLVQANFKQPLVLRTDASNYALGAVLAQGEGKDERPIEYASRLLTAAERNYSTTEREALAVVWAVERFRPYLDGQPIIIGSDHQPLRWLLSLKSPAGRLVRWALKLQEFDIRFEYTPGKANVVADTLSRPICSNETQNNCGICSVICDLPTKSPTQLRQDQLTDPEIQKIVTELEGVDELAAKRWSERGFLMEQGVLYRLNPDSDAEAPQLVIPAHQVTDILKELHDAPTAGHAGIDRTYQQVSRLFYFTGMRRVITDYVKACIHCQRYKAANTKPPGLLQTPVMNQRNEVLAVDLFGPLPPGKQGERWILLIEDTATRWTELFPLKEATAEACAHVLIEEYLMRFGLPRRLVSDNGVQFISAVMRQCMSILGIKQNLIPLYHPEANPAERKNRDLKTLLAQLVECDHTSWPNMLPVIRFALNNAKYRTTGMSPAYLSFGREMRSPTEVAHDLRAVLDKDNFVPQITPYLRKFVNSFSAVRERVETLQDKAKGYADRSRRPIETFNEGDMVLIKSHVLSKSAKSLTSKFVPKRDGPYRIVKKVSPTTYHVAHVDKPDEVLGKYHVNDLTLYRENQSDALPRPVMPKKKRGRPPNNVKTDSRVPGHMTTRHAEPCAEAPRLSPVAGGMVGLAPVPQPSSNEMLVQERGRPPGLEGEYVANRPVRHSRGRMPARYT from the coding sequence ATGCCTTTAACTAGAAATCAAGATCGCCAGCAACGTCGCGAAGACGACGTTATTCCCGCTGCAGATGCAAATGCCAACGAAAATCACGAGGAGCATGATAGCCCCCATGATCGCCCCCACGCCGAATCACGTAGCAACAATTCTACGTTCAACTTGGATGATGTTTCAGCGTTGATGGCCTCGCTGCAACGTTCGCAGGCCGAAACATTTAAGAACATTATGTCGTACGTGATGGAACAAAGATCGTCGACTCCGGCACCTCCGCCGATGCCCCCAGTGAACGTAGATGGTACCTTGGCGCGTTGCAGAGCTTCTTTCAGCGGTGCACCTGGTGAATCTGTTGAGGCCTTTATAGATGCAATTGAAAGCTATACAGAATGCGTTCAAGTATCTGACGCTAACATCATACGAGGCCTAGCCATGCTTTTGTCTGCTGATGCAGCTACGTGGTGGCTAGGATTAAAGCATCACATCTCCACTTGGAACGAagccaaagaaaatttaatatatgcatatggcacccgccttccaccacatagaatatatttggaaatatttgcttccccgcaggataaagaaaacacagacaagtttgttgctcgtattcgtgcgcttatggcaaagctaccgcgggatgatattactgaaaaagtacaacttgatatgatatacgggttgcttcataatagaatacgcacaagattgcgccgtgaagaaatcacatctttcaattcattattaaaccatGCTCGGAATATAGAAGATTCGATAGAGGAGACTCAATCGAGACCAGTGTCGTCCACTAGTGGTGTGCGTTCGATCCGTGCCCAGCCGGCCCAGGCTGCGAGTCTGCCTGAACCGTGCGCCGCTCGTGCGAGTACCCCGGCGCCGCGCGCGCGCTTTCCAAACTCCGCCGCGGCCGTCGTGCCCGCCACCGCTGTGCCTGTCGCTGTCGCCCAGCCTACCGTTGCCACGCCTGCCGCTGCTGTGCCAGGTTCTGCAGAGcaattcgtgaccacgaagaaacagcgtccagtgtgctcctactgcaaacggtttggacatacacgggaacagtgccgtaagttaaacaaccgaggtgagcaaagtcaatctaacttttccgagggtgtgcaaaatgacaataatgcgttttatagtgttcagtgtaatgttaataatactaacacaattagttctaatttacctgttcagaatgcaatgtatgatgttaagcagcatgacaaaaataattttctgagtaattttgaatgtcaaaatttttgtaaccgggatgcaaatattaattatgctaccattaacagaggccctacttccagaaaatcttattttcatgcctgtaatgattctgtgtcaaagaatattaactgtaattgcactagtaataatgagatgccaaccttttgtgattctcatgttttatataatcaggatgttcggacaaagtgtaaaaatttaaatatttgttataaccagggaactagacctaaatgtaagaactcaattttaccttataatcaaataattgaaccaaattgtaataatttaaaattttcaactaaccatgactgtgacacaaaaggcagtaagtgtaattttggaaaaattaacgaatgtgtggaaattgataattgtttgaattttaattattgtacatgtgagggaagtgttgtagcgtccgtgtacgaccgtgagagtgatgataggtatttgcatttacggcctattttcaaaattcaagttcTCGGTAAACAGGGTACTGCACTTATAGATACAGCAGCTAAGCATTGTATTGCTGGTCACACGCCGTATGCTCTCCTTCTGCATAAGGGTCACCCTCTTACTCCCTCCACTAGGCGAGTCAAACTTGCTGATGGGCATGTTCGGAATATGGATGTATTGACAACCATATTACCAGTGAGGTTAGAACACATAGTGATTAACATTCCATTTATAATCTTCCCTGattctaatgataatgaaactctattgggtattgattttattaatgctgccaaagttattattgattttcatcgtcatgaatggtattttagtactgatgctaaggtgcattataaattactttttgaacctatgtctcgtggtgtgtgcatagcttctgctaacatgcttcgggatgatgaaggcatgcacttgcaatcagctgagcgccaagcattatctgagttccttattcggcatgaaagtatttttacagcagggggaggtccgacaccattcatagaacattgcatagacaccggagatcaccccccgatagctgtgccgccctatcgccttaacccttccaagaaggagacgatgaagaatgaaatagagaagatgctggcagatgacatcattgaagagtgcgaatccgcctggtgctctcctgcattgatgataccgaagtccaatggtaatgtaagattctgcgtggattacaggcgcttaaatgaagtaaccaaatcggatacttacccactcccacgcattgatgatcttctccagagtacgaagaagaattgttacatgaccacaatagaccttcgttcttcatattggcaagttatggtccgagaagcagacagagacaaaacagcttttgtctgccccctaggcacttaccgttttaaaagaatgccgttcggcttgaagaatgcgccggcgactttccaaaggcttattgatcgtctacgctcctgtgctgctttgaaggatgttacagtacttgcttatctagacgatttgttaattatttcagaaggaTTCCAGCAACACCTACAAGATCTGGAAGCTGTTTTTAGACGTTTGTCTGAATTTAAACTTCACGTAAACAGAGAAAAGTGCACTTTTGCCAAAGAAAGGGTCCGTTATCTGGGCCACGTCATCACTCCAGACGGTGTGTCTCCTGACCCTGAGAAGGTCAGTGCTGTCCTTAATATGCTGGAACCATCTaacctaaaacatttaaaaacttttctccAAACATGCTCTTGGTTCAGGAAGTTTATTCCAAACTTTTCAAAGATAGCAGAACCGCTTACTCGACTGACCAAGAAGAATTACACATGGAGCTGGGGACCTGAACAAACACAGGCATTCAAAGAATTGAAGCGTCTGCTGACCACGGCGCCCGTACTTGTTCAAGCGAATTTTAAACAACCCTTAGTACTGCGTACTGACGCGAGCAACTATGCACTTGGCGCAGTTTTAGCTCAAGGGGAAGGCAAGGACGAAAGGCCTATCGAGTATGCTAGCCGCCTACTCACCGCAGCGGAGCGCAACTACTCTACTACAGAACGGGAAGCGCTTGCTGTAGTCTGGGCCGTGGAGCGTTTCAGGCCATACCTCGACGGCCAACCAATTATTATAGGCAGTGACCACCAACCCTTGCGTTGGTTGCTTTCTTTAAAGTCTCCTGCTGGTAGGTTGGTCCGTTGGGCGCTTAAACTCCAAGAATTTGACATCAGATTCGAGTACACCCCAGGAAAAGCTAACGTTGTCGCTGACACGTTAAGTAGACCGATCTGTTCcaacgaaacacaaaataactgcGGCATCTGTTCTGTCATTTGCGACCTGCCCACCAAGTCACCTACCCAGTTACGTCAAGACCAGTTGACTGATCCGGAAATACAGAAGATCGTCACAGAACTGGAAGGAGTGGATGAACTTGCTGCTAAAAGATGGTCAGAAAGAGGATTTCTAATGGAACAAGGTGTTTTATATCGACTTAATCCGGATTCTGATGCCGAGGCTCCACAATTAGTCATTCCTGCCCATCAAGTGACCGACATTCTCAAAGAGCTTCACGATGCCCCTACCGCTGGACATGCAGGAATTGACCGGACTTACCAACAAGTCTCACGTCTGTTCTACTTCACAGGAATGAGAAGAGTCATAACCGACTATGTAAAGGCATGTATCCATTGTCAACGCTATAAGGCTGCTAATACCAAGCCTCCAGGTCTATTGCAGACGCCGGTGATGAACCAGCGCAACGAAGTCTTGGCAGTTGATCTTTTCGGCCCGTTACCACCTGGAAAACAGGGGGAGCGTTGGATCTTGCTAATAGAAGATACTGCTACGAGGTGGACAGAACTTTTCCCATTGAAGGAAGCTACTGCTGAGGCGTGTGCACATGTCCTCATTGAGGAGTATCTTATGAGATTTGGTCTTCCACGCCGACTAGTTTCTGATAATGGCGTACAATTTATTTCGGCAGTCATGCGTCAATGCATGTCCATCCTGGggataaagcaaaaccttatccctctctatcacccagaagcaaaccccgccgaacgtaaaaacagagatcttaagactttattagcacaactcgtggaatgtgaccacacttcctggccaaacatgttaccagtgattcgattcgctcttaataacgctaaatatcgcaccacaggtatgtcacctgcttacttgtcatttggcagagagatgaggtcccccacagaagtcgcccatgaccttcgtgctgttctagacaaagataactttgttccccaaataactccctatctcaggaaatttgttaactccttttcagcggtgcgcgaacgtgtagagacgcttcaagataaagctaaagggtatgctgatcgttcgagacggcccattgaaacattcaacgaaggtgacatggttctcatcaaatcacacgtcctcagtaagagcgctaagagccttacttctaagtttgttccaaaacgcgatggtccgtatcgcatcgttaaaaaggtcagccctactacttaccacgtcgcgcatgttgacaaacctgatgaagttttagggaaatatcatgtgaacgatctcactctataccgtgagaatcagagtgatgctcttccgcggccggtgatgcctaaaaagaaacgtggtcgtcccccaaataatgttaaaacagattctcgagttccagggcatatgacgacacggcatgctgaaccatgtgctgaagctccacgtctttctcccgtagctggtggtatggttggtcttgcgcctgtccctcagcccagtagtaatgagatgctagtccaggagcgagggcgtcctccaggactagagggggagtatgtagcaaaccgaccggtacgtcactctcgcggccgtatgcccgctcgctatacatag